The Ahaetulla prasina isolate Xishuangbanna chromosome 3, ASM2864084v1, whole genome shotgun sequence genome window below encodes:
- the MYOG gene encoding myogenin isoform X3: MPPSSWCEEPEFHSPTQTLLCQTLAMELLETNPYIFTDRFYDGENYLSPHLHNYEQAAYQDRTAMTLCPDGRAGIEEKVSVVADHSPGQCLPWACKVCKRKSVSIDRRRAATLREKRRLKKVNEAFEALKRSTLLNPNQRLPKVEILRSAIQYIERLQALLTTLNQQERDQPELRFCNAITQPVVPSDHGSSSTSCSSEWSTHLEFSTHPTGRRVQITC, translated from the exons ATGCCACCAAGCAGTTGGTGTGAGGAACCAGAGTTTCATTCCCCAACACAGACTCTGCTTTGCCAGACGCTTGCTATGGAACTCCTAGAGACCAACCCCTATATTTTTACAGACCGGTTCTATGATGGGGAAAACTATCTGAGCCCACACTTACACAACTACGAACAGGCCGCCTATCAAGACCGAACGGCCATGACACTTTGTCCTGATGGCCGGGCAGGTATAGAAGAAAAAGTCTCAGTTGTGGCAGACCATAGTCCCGGCCAGTGTCTGCCTTGGGCATGCAAAGTGTGCAAGAGAAAAAGTGTGTCCATCGATAGGCGTCGTGCAGCCACCCTCAGAGAGAAGCGCCGGCTGAAGAAAGTCAACGAAGCCTTCGAAGCTCTGAAACGGAGCACTTTATTAAACCCAAACCAGCGGCTTCCCAAGGTGGAGATCTTGCGCAGTGCCATCCAATACATTGAACGCTTACAAGCTCTGCTCACTACCCTCAATCAACAGGAACGGGACCAACCGGAACTACGCTTCTGTAATGCCATCACCCAGCCAGTG GTGCCAAGTGACCATGGATCTAGTAGCACCTCATGCAGTTCAGAGTGGAGCACTCATTTAGAGTTCAGCACTCATCCTACAGGTAGGCGGGTACAG ATCACTTGCTGA
- the MYOG gene encoding myogenin isoform X1 yields MPPSSWCEEPEFHSPTQTLLCQTLAMELLETNPYIFTDRFYDGENYLSPHLHNYEQAAYQDRTAMTLCPDGRAGIEEKVSVVADHSPGQCLPWACKVCKRKSVSIDRRRAATLREKRRLKKVNEAFEALKRSTLLNPNQRLPKVEILRSAIQYIERLQALLTTLNQQERDQPELRFCNAITQPVETCFSLHLPILHKPKSGVCVCVCVCIHMYTCIHTCISKETRGTAACQNTQTCQVTMDLVAPHAVQSGALI; encoded by the exons ATGCCACCAAGCAGTTGGTGTGAGGAACCAGAGTTTCATTCCCCAACACAGACTCTGCTTTGCCAGACGCTTGCTATGGAACTCCTAGAGACCAACCCCTATATTTTTACAGACCGGTTCTATGATGGGGAAAACTATCTGAGCCCACACTTACACAACTACGAACAGGCCGCCTATCAAGACCGAACGGCCATGACACTTTGTCCTGATGGCCGGGCAGGTATAGAAGAAAAAGTCTCAGTTGTGGCAGACCATAGTCCCGGCCAGTGTCTGCCTTGGGCATGCAAAGTGTGCAAGAGAAAAAGTGTGTCCATCGATAGGCGTCGTGCAGCCACCCTCAGAGAGAAGCGCCGGCTGAAGAAAGTCAACGAAGCCTTCGAAGCTCTGAAACGGAGCACTTTATTAAACCCAAACCAGCGGCTTCCCAAGGTGGAGATCTTGCGCAGTGCCATCCAATACATTGAACGCTTACAAGCTCTGCTCACTACCCTCAATCAACAGGAACGGGACCAACCGGAACTACGCTTCTGTAATGCCATCACCCAGCCAGTG gaaACTTGCTTTTCACTGCATCTTCCCATACTACACAAACCCaaatctggtgtgtgtgtgtgtgtgtgtgtgtgtatacatatgtatacatgtatacatacatgcatTTCCAAAGAAACAAGAGGAACAGCTGCATGCCAAAACACACAGAC GTGCCAAGTGACCATGGATCTAGTAGCACCTCATGCAGTTCAGAGTGGAGCACTCATTTAG
- the MYOG gene encoding myogenin isoform X2 codes for MPPSSWCEEPEFHSPTQTLLCQTLAMELLETNPYIFTDRFYDGENYLSPHLHNYEQAAYQDRTAMTLCPDGRAGIEEKVSVVADHSPGQCLPWACKVCKRKSVSIDRRRAATLREKRRLKKVNEAFEALKRSTLLNPNQRLPKVEILRSAIQYIERLQALLTTLNQQERDQPELRFCNAITQPVVPSDHGSSSTSCSSEWSTHLEFSTHPTDHLLSDDSSEDRNLHSLSSIVDSIVVEDVAVAFQEERSQN; via the exons ATGCCACCAAGCAGTTGGTGTGAGGAACCAGAGTTTCATTCCCCAACACAGACTCTGCTTTGCCAGACGCTTGCTATGGAACTCCTAGAGACCAACCCCTATATTTTTACAGACCGGTTCTATGATGGGGAAAACTATCTGAGCCCACACTTACACAACTACGAACAGGCCGCCTATCAAGACCGAACGGCCATGACACTTTGTCCTGATGGCCGGGCAGGTATAGAAGAAAAAGTCTCAGTTGTGGCAGACCATAGTCCCGGCCAGTGTCTGCCTTGGGCATGCAAAGTGTGCAAGAGAAAAAGTGTGTCCATCGATAGGCGTCGTGCAGCCACCCTCAGAGAGAAGCGCCGGCTGAAGAAAGTCAACGAAGCCTTCGAAGCTCTGAAACGGAGCACTTTATTAAACCCAAACCAGCGGCTTCCCAAGGTGGAGATCTTGCGCAGTGCCATCCAATACATTGAACGCTTACAAGCTCTGCTCACTACCCTCAATCAACAGGAACGGGACCAACCGGAACTACGCTTCTGTAATGCCATCACCCAGCCAGTG GTGCCAAGTGACCATGGATCTAGTAGCACCTCATGCAGTTCAGAGTGGAGCACTCATTTAGAGTTCAGCACTCATCCTACAG ATCACTTGCTGAGTGATGATTCTTCTGAAGACCGCAATCTTCATTCTCTGTCTTCAATTGTGGATAGTATTGTGGTAGAGGATGTAGCTGTTGCGTTCCAGGAAGAGAGATCTCAGAACTGA